GGCCTGGCACGCTTGGAAAGAAGCCTTTCCCTATGGAGGTGACATGGCACAGACCATGTGTGTGTGCTTGGGGGTGTAGATGTGTGTAGATGGTTGTGTTTGCAGGGCCCAAGCTGTTCACATACACAGTGTGGAAGGATGCTGTGTGCACATAGGTGGTGTGTACACTGGGTTGTGTGCATGAGACACTGTGTGGCATGTGAGCACACAACACACATGCTGAAGGTGTTTGAGACCCTGTTCAGTGTCTGCACCTGAACAGGAAGTGCAGGCTCAGGGCTAAGTCTGACTCCCGCTCAGGAGCTTAGAGTCAGAAAGTTCGAGGACAGCACTTCTTAAACTTAGGTCCCAGAATGGCCTGGGGAGTTTGCCATCCACACAGATCATACGGCCAGCCCTGGAGCTTTTGGTTCAGGAGGTCTGGGGATGGGCCCAGGAGCTTGCATTGTTGATAAGTTCCCCAGGGAAACCGAAGGCCAGGAAGAAACAGGGCTCAAGCAGGGCTGTCTAATAGAACTTTCTTTGACAGTGAAAATGCCCCGAGCTGTCCAGTATGGCAGCCACTAACCACATGTATCTACTGAGcagttgaaatgtggctagttcaGCTGAGGAATTGAATTTTgtgtttcattctattttattttagtttaatttagtcACCTATGGTTACTGACTGCCACATTGGAGAGCACAGATCTAGAGAAATGGAGGCAGCGGGTTGGATAATGAGAGTCCGGAGAGAGAAGCACGAAGCTAGGGTGCAGGTGTGTGGGAGggccctgcccagccccagcccttccCCACCAGGAGCGGCTGAGGCTAGGGCAGGGCTCCCTCGGGGTGTGTGGGGTCGGAGCTGGAGCTCAGATTTGCACAGGTCTCTCCTAGTATGCACCCTGAGCTTCTGGCAAACGGCTCTCTGCCTGGCTGAAAGGGTAGGAGACTTCCTGGGGAGGCCCCTCTGCCCTGGCTGGGACCCACCAGGGCTCCAGGCTGAAGCCTCACGCTGCACCCAGTCAGGAGTTGGGGCCCGAGCATCAGGATGTCCTCATGTTCTCCTGCAGGCCCAGGGTGGAGCTGGTAGCTGCGAGGTCACGCTCAGCCTGTGTATGCGGTGCAAGGGTTGGGGGATACAAGTCAGTGCTGGGGAAGCAGCTGCCCAcgccccccaccccaacacagACACAAGCACCGGAGGCCTTCGAAGGGCCTGGCTCGGGGGGTTCTCTTACCGCCCCTGGCCCCATGTCCTCAGCGTACTTGAACTTCTTCTGCTTGTAGTAGTGCCTCTTAGGCAGGATGTGAAGTAGCAGCAGGTCACAGAGAATTGTGGCCTGGGGTCAAGGAAGGGCACGGAGACAGCGTGGGGATCCGGGGGTGGGTACAGAGCCCTCCACATCCCACCTCAGTCCCTGGTGGTGTGGCCCTGGCTGGATCTGACCTCACTGGAGGCCAGTTTCCTGGAGGGTGGATGAGGCCCTGCAGGACTCTCAGGGGACCAAGATGGTTCCACCCCAACTCTGTCCTGCCCcagctctgggccttggttttcttAGATCTACTATAGGTGGTGGGGTGGGCAGCTGCTGGCTCAAAAATGATAGACAGTTAGGGTCAAGTTTTAGGGTGAGGGACGCCTTGCTGCTACTGAATtgtggaagaggaggggccaaCCCCAGCACAGTGAGCCGGTGACCCCAGCACTTACCACCCCAAAGATGCCAATTCCAGAGCCGATGGTGGTCATTGTAGGGATGATGTCAAACTTCCCGGCCTGGTGGCAGGACCCAGGGAGAGAAGGGCTAACCGTCGGAAGGTGCCCAGCTGGAAAAGGCTGGACCTGGGACAAGGGGACTTCCCCACCCTCGGCTGTGAACTGTCCCCGCCTCGGACTCTACATGGGCCACCAGCTGCTGGTCAGTAGACCTGGGTTTTGACTTTGGCTCTGCCTCCCTGAGTGCAAGGAGACTGTGGGGAGGCATGGCCACAGGTTGCAAAGCCCTGCCCTGGACATGCCCCATGCCAATCTGTTATTAGAAGTAAAACTGCTGAATGAACCCACCCAACTTCCGGTTGTCTATAATTGTAGATGCCCAAAGGTACTCACAGGAGCTGAGAATGTGTCTCAGCTGCCACCACCCTCACGCTGGACACTCACCTTGCCGTCCACCAGGATGTCAAAGCGAATCCCAAACACCTTGAAGAGGTGACGGTAGTTGGTCCCGTTCTCCACAAAGTGCCTGGCAAACCTTGGGGAAGGGATGAGGTGGCAGGAGGGTGATGGAGGGGACTGTCTTGGGTCTGGAGTTCTTAGCGCATCAGGGATACAGGAGATTTAATGGTCTCTGAATACAGCCCCATCCCCAACACTGGGCAGGATCCCAGGCCTCATTCTGGGAAAGTTGTACTCAACTCTTGCCccaactcctttttctttttttttttttggtgagatggaatctcgctcagtcgccaggctggagtgcagtggcacgatctcggctcactgcagcctccacctcccgggttcaagcgattctcctgcctcagcctcccgagtagctgggactacaggcgtgtgccaccacgcccagctaatttttgtatttttagtagagatggggtttcaccatgttagccaggatggtctcgatctcttgacctcatgatctgcctgccttggcctcccaaagtgctgggattacaggtgtgaccaccgtgcctggccccaactcttttttgtttgtttgcaagagatggggtctcggccaggcccggtggctcacgcctgtaatcccagcactttgggaggctgaggcgggcggatcacaaggtcaggagatcgagaccatcctggctaacacggtgaaaccccgtctctaccaaaaacacaaaaaattagccaggcacggtggcgggcgcctgtagtcccagctactcgggaggctgaggcaggagaatggcgtgaacccgggaggcggaggttgcagtgagccgagattgcgccactgcactccagcctgggggacagagagagactttgcctcaaacaaacaaacaaacaaaaagaggtggggtctcattctgtcacccaggctggagtgcagtagtgtaatcacaactcactgcagcctcagattcCTGGTCTCAAAgcaatcccacctcagcctcccaagatgccttgattacaggtgtgggctgcTGTGCTCAGCTGTTGCCCCAGCTCCCAATGTCGGCAATTTCCCCAGCTAGTCCTGGCCAGGTGGGCCTGAAGGGGTCTGAGACCCAGGGACAGGGGATTTGAGACTTCAATATCTTTCTCCCTGCTGGCTTCCTGCATGGCCACCCAGGCAGAATGAGAGCTACCCAGGACCCTCTGCTCCCCTCTGGGGACACTTTCTCAGGCCTGAAGTGTCCTGGGAGTAGAAAAGCCCGCAGGACCACAAGGAAGAATGTGCTGCTGGGGGCCTGGCAGACACCTGAAGTTGAAGCCTGGGGAGAGATTTTTCTCTTCGTACAGCCCATGGAACTCATAGATGGGTTTGCAGTGCCGTACGTGCCAGTCCAGGTCACAGTGCCAGTCGATGGTGATGCCAACCACTCCACCCTGCCAGGGACACAAGTAGTTAAGATCTGGGATTTCAGGATCAAAAACCCCTgtctcagctgggcgcagtggctcacacctataatcccagcactttgggaggcagaggagggtggatcacctgaggccaggagttcaagaccagtctggtcaacagggtgaaaacccgtctctactaaaaatacaaaaattagccaggtgtggtggcgcacgcctgtaatgccaactacttgggaggctgaggtagggaaatcacttgaacctgggaggcggaggttgcagtgagccgagatcccaccactgcactctagcctgggcgcagagccagactctgtctcaaaaacaaaaacaaacaaacaaaaaaagcccatcTCACAGCTGGTACACGCACTCTCTCAAGAACAGAACATTttggagccaggcgtggtggctcgcacctgtaatcctagcattttgggaggctgaggtgggcagatcacttgagatcaggagttcaagaccagcctgaccaacatgatgaaaccccgtctctactaaaaaatacaaaaattagctgggtatggtggcgggcgcctgtaatcccagctacttgggaggctgaggcaggagaatcgtttgaaccggagagacagaggttgcagtgagccgagatcacgccactgcactccagcctgggcaacagagcaagcctctgtctcaacaaatcaacaacaacaaaaaaaactggacattttttatttaagaaaagatactgagaaactgttttgGGGTAGAGGTCCTGTCACCCTCACTGGCCTTCCCTCCCATTACCCTCCACACTCCAGCTCTCTGaccattcttatttatttatttatttattttcgccCTGCTCTTGTAGCTCAGATATGTCCTTGTTATTCCCTTCTGTTTCACTCGTGTGTTTTCTTTGGGAACATTTCTCGCTTTATAATCATAAGTTTATTTAGTGTGATTATGTATTAACCCATCTCCTCCAAGACTGTAAGCTCCAGGAGGATGAAGCTATCTGTCTCATTCATCACCAACTCCTGAGTTCCTGGCACAGGTCACAGTGTGGGAGGCAAGCAGACAATTACTGCATTAAAGAAGGAATCTGTAAAGACCTGGATTGGgaagaaaacactggagaaagCGAAGCTCCTCTGGGCGAAGCGAGTAATGGGACCGGTGGAGATAGGCTGAGCAACAGGAGAAGAGCTGGAAGGTGGTCAGAGAAGGGGACAGGGAGCTGGGAAACTTGCCAGGAGCCTAGTTCCTGAGAAGTTCCCGGTTGAAGATGgcagggagattttttttttttcttttttgtgagacggagtcttgctctgtcacccagactggagtgcagtggcacgctctcagctcactgcaacctctgcctcccaggttcaagcgattctcctgcctcagcctcctgagtagctgagattacgggtgcccaccaccacgcccggctaattttttatatttttagtagagacggggtttcactgtgttagccaggatggtctcaatctcctgacctcgtgatccgcccgccttggcctcccaaagtgctgggattacaggcgtgtgccaccacgcccggccctgatGACAGGGAGATTTTTAGGAACAGGGAGGTCTAACATTCAGCATGTGTGTTGCTCCGGCATCAACCCCCTCCAGGggtcaggaaactgaggcccatggGCCTGATCATGGCCAGGTCCACTGTTCGCATATGGTCTGTGGCTGCCCTTGCCCTTCCACAGCTGACTTGGGTAGTTGGCACGGAGCCCATATAGCCGGCAAAGCTGAAAATAGTTACTATCTGGCCcttgaaaaaaaagtttgctgacctcccTTGTAGACAGACAAATGTGTCGTGAGTGGGTTATTTTGgtaacatcacagaaaagggattGATTTCGTTCCTGAACAGGCAACTGCAAGGGCAGGACTAATAAGGAACACGTGCTGCCAGGTGTATAGGCTTCCCACGTGCCAGGCAGCGAGGCACGCCAGGCACACCGCGTCAACTCACTTGACCCTCGGGACGACCCCACGAGACTGGCACCATTATTGCCCCCCCTTGGTGGGTCCAAAAACTCACACCCACTGAAGTGAAGAGACTTGTCTGGGTTCATACTGCTCGTttggggcagagctgggatttgaacccggtCAGCTAGTTCTGTGCTCATAGGGACTGCTTCTCCGGAATCCCAGGTGACTGCGAGGGTCCCAGGGCACAGGATTTCTCAGGGCCATAGGCTATAGGATtcaagctgcttttttttttttttgagatggagtcgctctgtcgcctgggctagactagtgcagtggcgcaatctcgactcactgcaacctccacctcccgggttcaagcgattctcctgcatcagcctcctgagtagctgggattacaggcgcccgccaccacacccagataatttttgtatttttgtttttttgacagagtcttgctgtgtcccccagtctggagtgcagtggcgtgatctcagctcactgcaacctctgtctcccaggttcaagcgattctctggtctcagcctcccaagtagctgggattacaggcgcacgccacgatgcctggctaatttttttgtatttttagtagacacggggtttcaccatactggtcaggctggtctcgaactcctgacctcaggtgatccgcccaccgtggcctcccaaagtgctgggattacaggcgtgagccactgtgcccggccaatttttgtttttgttttttttttcttttgagatggaatcttgctccattgcccaggctggagtgcagtgtcgcaatcttagctcactgcaacctccgcctcccgggttcaagtgattctcctgcctcagcctccctagtagctgggattacaggtgcgtgtcaccatgcctggctaatttttgtatttttagtagagaaggagatttcaccatgttggccagactagtctcaaactcctgacctcaagtgatccacccgcctctgactcccaaagtgctgggattataggcacgaccCACCGCACCTGACCAAGCTGCTTTtagctagtgtttttttttttttttttttttttaaagcagggcATCAACAAACATCCAGATGACAAGGTCTGCCCACATCCGTTCATTCTGGGCACCTCCTTTGTGCCAGTTCCATGCCAGGACCTGCTGAAGACATGGATCTGACGCTCAGGGGGCCCCAGTATCAGGGGACAGACCCATACATATACTCAGCCCTCATCGAGGAGACTTGGGAAGATGAACTGAGCCTAAAAAGCCTTTATCAGGATCCTGCGGCCCAGCCCTCCCCACCTGCCTGGCACCATGCCCCATACCTTCTCAGCCAGGGTGCTGAAGTTCTGGCCTGACTCTTGCACCACGTAGCCAAGCTGGAAGACTGGGCACAGGGGGTACAGGGTCTTGTGGTAGAGGCAGGTCTTCATGTAGGCAGCGTTCACCTCCTCCACCAGGTTGCGCCTGTGGGGGTGGAAGGTGTTGACAGCAGCTGTGTGTCATCCGGGAGGGTGCCCACCACACCCCAAAGCCTGGGGACCCCTCACAGGCTTCACAATGCCCCTCTGATTCCTTCCACGCCAGCAGGaatggagggagacagagacagctGAGAGCTGCCGGACTAGCCCCGGCCAGCTGCCTGCATTTCTGCCCGAATTTCCCACGCACCTGTTGACCTTGAAGCGTGGAAAGCTGATGCTGTTCTTGATGAAAAGAGTGAAGTTCTCGGCCTCTCGGAGAAGGGCAGGGCTGGAGGACACCACACGCACTCACCGCCCCTCCCCAGGAGGCCCCCTGTGTGTCCCACACAGAGCTTGGCATAGCAGGGAGTGGGCCGAGCCTCCAGGACCCGCCTGCAGCCCTGGGCCGGTGGAGGGGTGGGTGTGCTCTAGCGTGGCCAGGACCCAGGGGAATCTTCAGCCTAGGTTGCGCggatggggtgagggtggggtcaGAAAAAGGCGTAAAGATCCTTTCTAGACCCAGGCCCCCCTCTGTCTGGCCTGGGACCCTGTTCTTAGCTCCCTGGAAGGTCAGAGTGTTACCGCGGGATGTCGTCATCCACCTCCACGGGGCACCAGCCAAAGATCTCACACGTCTTCACAGTGTCGTTGAAGGCCACACACTTGCCCGTGCGGATGCCTGGAGCCAGAGGGAAACCCCTGGGTGCCTGCACTAAACAGAGGAGGCCGCCCCAGACCCCTTTTCCGGGAGCTCCCAGTGACGGGCCACTCAAGCAAAGGAGCCGAGGACAGAAACGTGGCTGGGTCCCGGACGGGCAGGCCAAGccttgggggaggaggggagagggcaggagggagTCCCTCCCGGAGGCCGCCTGGGCAGGAGGGATGTGGAGAGAGGCAGGTCAGCACCAAGCTGGGCCTGCAGGACGCCAGGGCCCGCAGCCGGGGGACTATGGAGGGACAGGAGGAGGCTGACCTTACCTTGGGCCTTCCTCTTGGCCTTCCCAGGGGTACAGCCACTGTCTTCCTTGCATATGCCCCCTTCTGGGTGCTGGGGGAGGCAAAAGCTGCTGGCCCCAGGCCCCTTGGGTGGGGTCCTGAGAAgagcccctctccccaccccccagggCCCTGAGGAGAGTGTGGGGCAGAGTCTCAGACCTCTCTGGAGTGACGCCTGCTCTAAGCCTCCTTCCCCCGTTTCCCCCCACACTGCTCTGCCGAGGCGCCCCCCGGGCTCATGCCCAGCTGCCCACTGCCAATGTCAGCTGGGCGGTGGGGGTGGGCACGAAGTCTCGGCACCCTGCCTGGTACACCGTGTGCTGGGCGGGAAGGCTCAGCTCTGCAAGGGTTGACAGTTGCTGTGTGTGAATATGCGCCCAAATTTCCATCACTATGGCCCCTGCGGGAAGCCTCTCTGGCTTCCTCTCCAGTGCCCCTAGAGACTTTCTCTGCACGTCATTTTCCCCTGTGAGTCCCAGAAGGGGGCTGGCGGGCAGAAGTCCTCACCTCTGCGCAGTAGCCTTGAGTCTGCTTCGGGGTCACGATGAAATTGGTCATGACCACGAAGGAGTTGTCCCCCTAGAagtgaggggcagggggagggtggggtgggctgggagctgggagaAGAGCCCTAAGGGCCCCACCGCTGCCCCAGCAGAGGCCCCTAGAGCCCACAGGACACGCAGCAGCCACCACACCCCCTGCCACCAACATGGGGTGATATCACCAGGCTGCTTCTGCCCGGCATTCACAGAGGTCCAGAGAGAAAGAGGAGCTGGGCTGGTCCCACAGGGACATGGGACAGAGTCCCACCCAGCTCTGAGACAGGTCCTGTGAGGGGAAGGTGCAGCCCTGAGCCAGCTCACCTGGGCTGGGAAGACGTAGTCAGCCACGTCCCAGACCTGGGGGCCGAGGCCAGGGAGCTGGGTCACGGCCAGGCCCTTGAGTTTCACAGAGACACTGCTGATGAGGCCGCTCGAGGTCTGGTAGCCCTTCTCGTAGAGAAACACCCACCTGTGCAAGTGTGCGGGTGGGGACAGGGGGGAGTTGTGGTTGTGGCACCAGCTGGACCCGTCACACGCTTTCCCGCGCCCTCCCCAGATGTGCCTCTGAGCCACCATCTGCTCCTAAAGCTCCTGTCTTGGGCTACAGGCAGGAcagcctcccctgcctccccctGCTGGCCTGGGCCTGAGGTTCCACGGTGCTTTTCACTATGAAAATGCTAATTCAGGACGGGcgtgtcatcccagcattttgggaggccgaggagggtggatcacctgaggtcaggaatttgagaccagcttggccaacatgatgaaacctgtctctactaaaaatacaaaaattagcttggcatggtggtgggtgcctgtaatcccagctacctgggaggctgaggcaggagaatcgcttgaacccaggagccggaggttgcagtgagccgagatcgcactattgcactccagcctgggagacaagagcaaaattctgtctcaaaaaagaaagaaagaaagaaagaaagaaactgctaATTCAAATACTCTTTCCAATCCTTTTCCAAGAACAGAGTTTGCTGGGGCCTGGAGGCCAAGCCTCTTGGACCCCAATCCTTCCCCACCTCTGGGTGCTCCTCCTTCCAGAGGTCCCAGCAGAGCACGAAGGCTGAGAATATGGTTTTCAATGCCTAACAGCCTGGGTCTAAATCCCAGCTCCATACTTACTGTGAGATTTGGGGTAAGCTATTCAAtccccctgtgcctcagtttcctcatctataaaacaggaataataacggtacttctttttttttttgagacggagtctcgctctgtcacccagactggagtgcagcggcgccagctcggctcactgcaacctcctacacccgggttcaagcgattctcctgtctcagcctcctgagtagctgggattacaggcatgcgccaccacacccagctaattttttgtatttttagtagagatggggtttcaccatgttggccaggatgttctcgatctcttgacctcgtgatccgcccgcctcggcctcccaaagtgctgggattacaggcatgagccaccgcacccggccaacaatgGTACTTCTTGTAGTGATCAAGTGAGTGAGTTCATACAT
The sequence above is a segment of the Gorilla gorilla gorilla isolate KB3781 chromosome 19, NHGRI_mGorGor1-v2.1_pri, whole genome shotgun sequence genome. Coding sequences within it:
- the P2RX1 gene encoding P2X purinoceptor 1; protein product: MARRFQEELAAFLFEYDTPRMVLVRNKKVGVIFRLIQLVVLVYVIGWVFLYEKGYQTSSGLISSVSVKLKGLAVTQLPGLGPQVWDVADYVFPAQGDNSFVVMTNFIVTPKQTQGYCAEHPEGGICKEDSGCTPGKAKRKAQGIRTGKCVAFNDTVKTCEIFGWCPVEVDDDIPRPALLREAENFTLFIKNSISFPRFKVNRRNLVEEVNAAYMKTCLYHKTLYPLCPVFQLGYVVQESGQNFSTLAEKGGVVGITIDWHCDLDWHVRHCKPIYEFHGLYEEKNLSPGFNFRFARHFVENGTNYRHLFKVFGIRFDILVDGKAGKFDIIPTMTTIGSGIGIFGVATILCDLLLLHILPKRHYYKQKKFKYAEDMGPGAAERDLAATSSTLGLQENMRTS